From Pseudonocardia autotrophica, one genomic window encodes:
- a CDS encoding DNA-directed RNA polymerase subunit beta', with product MLDVNFFDELRIGLATAEGIRQWSHGEVKKPETINYRTLKPEKDGLFCEKIFGPTRDWECYCGKYKRVRFKGIICERCGVEVTRAKVRRERMGHIELAAPVTHIWYFKGVPSRLGYLLDLAPKDLEKIIYFAAYVITSVNTELRHNDMSTLENEMSVERRRIEQTRDADLEARAQKLEADIAELEAEGAKGDVRRKVKDGGEREMRQLRDRAQRELDRLEEIWSSFTKLDVQQLIADESIYRELYDRYGDYFTGAMGAEAIQTLLKNFDIPAEAEKLREIIRSGKGQKKLRALKRLKVVAAFQTTGNSPMGMVLDCVPVIPPDLRPMVQLDGGRFATSDLNDLYRRVINRNNRLKRLIDLGAPEIIVNNEKRMLQEAVDALFDNGRRGRPVTGPGNRPLKSLSDLLKGKQGRFRQNLLGKRVDYSGRSVIVVGPQLKLHQCGLPKQMALELFKPFVMKRLVDLNHAQNIKSAKRMVERGRSQVWDVLEEVISEHPVLLNRAPTLHRLGIQAFEPQLVEGKAIQLHPLVCEAFNADFDGDQMAVHLPLSAEAQSEARVLMLSSNNILSPASGRPLAMPRLDMVTGLFHLTRQRDDAQGAGKHYGSSAEAIMAYDRKVLHLQAPIKIRLPQVAPTAGVAAEAVTEDGVWTADTTLGRVLFNELLPADYPYVNEPLPKKRQAAIINDLAERYSMTEVAQVLDRLKDAGFFWATRSGVTLAIDDVVVPPRKQEILDSYETKADQINKRYQRGALSHQERNDEMVKIWSQASEEVARAMEENFPQDNPIPTIVQSGAAGNMAQVRQLAGMKGLVANPKGEYIPRPIKSNFREGLSVLEYFISTHGTRKGLADTALRTADSGYLTRRLVDVSQDVIVREVDCGTERAIPMAVTEETSDGRLIPHRYLRTSVYARTSGEEVTAPDGTVIVRKGDDLGDPALDALVEAGVKTVRVRSALTCASATGICGRCYGRSMATGKLVDVGEAVGIVAAQSIGEPGTQLTMRTFHIGGVAGDDITTGLPRVTELFEARVPRGKAPIADVDGRIRIEDGDRFWKITLIPDDGSEEIVYEKLSKRQWLGMTSVDGAERPLADGDHVTVGQLLLEGTADPHEVLRVMGPREVQLHLVREVQKVYRTQSVDIHDKHIEVIVRQMLRRVTIIDSGATEFLPGALAERGEFESENRRVVAEGNEPASGRPVLMGITKASLATESWLSAASFQETTRILTDAAINGKRDKLVGLKENVIIGKLIPAGTGINRYRNIQVQPTEEARAAAYALPSYDDGFYSPDVFGTGTGAAVPLDDYDFGRDYR from the coding sequence GTGCTCGACGTCAACTTCTTCGACGAACTGCGTATCGGCCTGGCCACCGCCGAAGGCATCCGCCAGTGGTCGCACGGCGAGGTCAAGAAGCCGGAGACCATCAACTACCGCACCCTGAAGCCGGAGAAGGACGGGCTCTTCTGCGAGAAGATCTTCGGTCCGACCCGGGACTGGGAGTGCTACTGCGGTAAGTACAAGCGCGTCCGGTTCAAGGGCATCATCTGCGAGCGCTGCGGCGTCGAGGTGACCCGCGCCAAGGTTCGTCGTGAGCGGATGGGCCACATCGAGCTGGCCGCCCCGGTTACGCACATCTGGTACTTCAAGGGCGTCCCGAGCCGGCTGGGCTACCTGCTCGACCTGGCTCCCAAGGACCTCGAGAAGATCATCTACTTCGCGGCCTACGTGATCACCTCGGTGAACACCGAGCTGCGGCACAACGACATGTCCACGCTCGAGAACGAGATGAGCGTGGAGCGCCGGCGGATCGAGCAGACCCGCGACGCCGACCTGGAGGCACGGGCCCAGAAGCTCGAGGCCGACATCGCCGAGCTCGAGGCCGAGGGCGCCAAGGGCGACGTGCGACGCAAGGTCAAGGACGGTGGCGAGCGGGAGATGCGCCAGCTCCGCGACCGCGCCCAGCGTGAGCTGGACCGGCTCGAGGAGATCTGGAGCAGCTTCACCAAGCTGGACGTCCAGCAGCTCATCGCGGACGAGTCGATCTACCGCGAGCTGTACGACCGCTACGGCGACTACTTCACCGGCGCCATGGGCGCCGAGGCGATCCAGACGCTGCTGAAGAACTTCGACATCCCGGCCGAGGCCGAGAAGCTGCGCGAGATCATCCGGTCCGGCAAGGGCCAGAAGAAGCTGCGTGCGCTCAAGCGGCTCAAGGTCGTCGCGGCGTTCCAGACCACCGGCAACTCGCCGATGGGCATGGTGCTCGACTGCGTGCCGGTCATCCCGCCGGACCTGCGCCCGATGGTGCAGCTCGACGGTGGCCGGTTCGCGACCTCGGACCTGAACGACCTGTACCGCCGGGTCATCAACCGGAACAACCGCCTCAAGCGACTGATCGACCTCGGCGCGCCCGAGATCATCGTCAACAACGAGAAGCGGATGCTGCAGGAGGCCGTCGACGCGCTGTTCGACAACGGCCGCCGCGGCCGGCCGGTGACCGGGCCGGGCAACCGCCCGCTCAAGTCGCTGTCCGACCTGCTCAAGGGCAAGCAGGGCCGGTTCCGCCAGAACCTGCTCGGCAAGCGCGTCGACTACTCCGGCCGTTCGGTCATCGTCGTCGGCCCGCAGCTGAAGCTGCACCAGTGCGGTCTGCCCAAGCAGATGGCGCTGGAGCTGTTCAAGCCGTTCGTGATGAAGCGGCTGGTGGACCTCAACCACGCGCAGAACATCAAGTCCGCCAAGCGGATGGTCGAGCGCGGCCGCTCGCAGGTGTGGGACGTCCTCGAAGAGGTCATCTCCGAGCACCCGGTGCTGCTGAACCGGGCGCCCACGCTGCACCGCCTCGGCATCCAGGCCTTCGAGCCGCAGCTGGTGGAGGGCAAGGCCATCCAGCTGCACCCGCTGGTCTGCGAGGCGTTCAACGCGGACTTCGACGGTGACCAGATGGCGGTGCACCTGCCGCTGTCGGCCGAGGCACAGTCCGAGGCCCGCGTGCTGATGCTGTCGTCGAACAACATCCTGTCCCCGGCGTCCGGCCGCCCGCTGGCGATGCCGCGTCTGGACATGGTGACGGGTCTGTTCCACCTGACCCGCCAGCGCGACGACGCGCAGGGTGCCGGCAAGCACTACGGCTCGTCGGCCGAGGCGATCATGGCCTACGACCGCAAGGTGCTCCACCTCCAGGCGCCGATCAAGATCCGGCTCCCGCAGGTGGCGCCGACGGCGGGTGTCGCTGCCGAGGCGGTCACCGAGGACGGTGTCTGGACGGCCGACACGACGCTGGGCCGGGTGCTGTTCAACGAGCTCCTGCCCGCGGACTACCCGTACGTCAACGAGCCGCTGCCCAAGAAGCGCCAGGCCGCGATCATCAACGACCTGGCCGAGCGCTACTCGATGACCGAGGTCGCGCAGGTCCTGGACCGGCTGAAGGACGCGGGCTTCTTCTGGGCGACCCGCTCCGGCGTCACCCTCGCCATCGACGACGTCGTGGTTCCCCCGCGCAAGCAGGAGATCCTCGACTCGTACGAGACGAAGGCCGACCAGATCAACAAGCGCTACCAGCGCGGTGCCCTGTCGCACCAGGAGCGCAACGACGAGATGGTCAAGATCTGGTCGCAGGCCTCGGAAGAGGTCGCGCGGGCGATGGAGGAGAACTTCCCCCAGGACAACCCGATCCCGACGATCGTGCAGTCCGGTGCCGCGGGCAACATGGCCCAGGTCCGCCAGCTGGCGGGCATGAAGGGCCTGGTGGCGAACCCCAAGGGTGAGTACATCCCGCGGCCGATCAAGTCGAACTTCCGCGAGGGCCTGTCCGTGCTGGAGTACTTCATCTCCACGCACGGCACCCGGAAGGGTCTGGCGGACACCGCGCTGCGGACCGCCGACTCGGGTTACCTGACCCGTCGTCTGGTCGACGTGTCGCAGGACGTCATCGTCCGCGAGGTCGACTGCGGCACCGAGCGCGCCATCCCGATGGCGGTCACCGAGGAGACCAGCGACGGGCGGCTCATCCCGCACCGTTACCTGCGCACCTCGGTGTACGCCCGTACCTCCGGCGAGGAGGTCACCGCGCCCGACGGCACGGTCATCGTCCGCAAGGGCGACGACCTCGGTGACCCGGCGCTGGACGCGCTGGTCGAGGCCGGCGTGAAGACGGTCCGGGTGCGGTCCGCGCTGACCTGCGCGTCGGCCACCGGCATCTGCGGCCGTTGCTACGGCCGCTCGATGGCGACCGGCAAGCTGGTCGACGTCGGCGAGGCCGTCGGCATCGTCGCCGCGCAGTCCATCGGTGAGCCGGGCACGCAGCTGACGATGCGTACCTTCCACATCGGTGGTGTGGCCGGTGACGACATCACGACCGGTCTGCCGCGTGTCACCGAGCTGTTCGAGGCCCGGGTCCCGCGCGGTAAGGCGCCGATCGCCGACGTCGACGGCCGCATCCGCATCGAGGACGGCGACCGCTTCTGGAAGATCACGCTGATCCCGGACGACGGCAGCGAGGAGATCGTCTACGAGAAGCTGTCCAAGCGGCAGTGGCTCGGGATGACCTCGGTCGACGGTGCCGAGCGGCCGCTGGCCGACGGCGACCACGTCACGGTCGGTCAGCTGCTCCTCGAGGGCACGGCGGACCCGCACGAGGTGCTGCGTGTCATGGGCCCGCGTGAGGTGCAGCTGCACCTGGTGCGTGAGGTGCAGAAGGTGTACCGCACGCAGAGCGTGGACATCCATGACAAGCACATCGAGGTCATCGTCCGGCAGATGCTGCGCCGGGTGACGATCATCGACTCCGGTGCGACCGAGTTCCTGCCCGGCGCGCTCGCCGAGCGGGGCGAGTTCGAGTCGGAGAACCGGCGCGTGGTGGCCGAGGGCAACGAGCCGGCCTCCGGCCGTCCGGTGCTCATGGGGATCACCAAGGCGTCGCTGGCGACGGAGTCGTGGCTGTCCGCGGCGTCGTTCCAGGAGACGACCCGGATCCTCACCGATGCCGCGATCAACGGAAAGCGCGACAAGCTCGTCGGGCTCAAGGAGAACGTGATCATCGGAAAGCTGATCCCGGCGGGTACCGGCATCAACCGGTACCGCAACATCCAGGTCCAGCCCACGGAGGAGGCCCGCGCGGCCGCCTACGCGCTGCCGAGCTACGACGACGGCTTCTACAGCCCCGACGTGTTCGGCACGGGCACCGGTGCCGCGGTGCCGCTGGACGACTACGACTTCGGGCGCGACTACCGCTAG
- the rpsL gene encoding 30S ribosomal protein S12: MPTIQQLVRKGREDKVAKTKTAALKGSPQRRGVCTRVYTTTPKKPNSALRKVARVRLSSGIEVTAYIPGEGHNLQEHSIVLVRGGRVKDLPGVRYKVIRGSLDTQGVKNRKQSRSRYGAKKEKS; the protein is encoded by the coding sequence ATGCCCACGATCCAGCAGCTGGTCCGAAAGGGCCGTGAGGACAAGGTCGCGAAGACCAAGACGGCCGCGCTGAAGGGGAGCCCCCAGCGCCGCGGCGTCTGCACGCGCGTCTACACGACCACGCCGAAGAAGCCGAACTCCGCGCTGCGCAAGGTCGCCCGCGTGCGCCTGTCGAGCGGCATCGAGGTCACCGCCTACATCCCCGGTGAGGGCCACAACCTGCAGGAGCACTCGATCGTGCTGGTGCGCGGCGGGCGAGTGAAGGACCTCCCGGGTGTGCGTTACAAGGTGATCCGCGGATCGCTGGACACCCAGGGCGTCAAGAACCGCAAGCAGTCCCGCAGCCGCTACGGCGCGAAGAAGGAGAAGAGCTGA
- the rplJ gene encoding 50S ribosomal protein L10 — protein sequence MARPDKVAAVDEIANRFRESSASVVTEYRGLSVAKLTQLRRDLGASANFRVAKNTLVKRAAADAGVQGLDDLLAGPTAIAFVQGEPVDAAKAIKTFAKDNPGLSIKGGYMDGRALSVAEVEQLADLESREVLLGKLAGAMKANLSKAATLFSQPASQVARLGQALADKKAEGEPAPAAADGDSAES from the coding sequence ATGGCACGACCTGACAAGGTCGCGGCGGTCGACGAGATCGCCAACCGGTTCCGCGAGTCATCCGCGTCGGTCGTCACCGAGTACCGCGGGCTCAGCGTCGCCAAGCTGACCCAGCTGCGCCGGGACCTGGGTGCGAGCGCGAACTTCCGCGTCGCGAAGAACACCCTCGTCAAGCGCGCGGCAGCGGACGCCGGGGTGCAGGGTCTTGACGACCTGCTCGCCGGGCCGACCGCGATCGCGTTCGTCCAGGGCGAGCCGGTCGACGCAGCCAAGGCGATCAAGACCTTCGCCAAGGACAACCCGGGCCTGTCCATCAAGGGCGGGTACATGGACGGGCGCGCCCTGTCCGTCGCCGAGGTGGAGCAGCTCGCGGACCTCGAGTCCCGCGAGGTGCTGCTCGGCAAGCTCGCCGGCGCGATGAAGGCCAACCTGTCGAAGGCCGCGACGCTGTTCAGCCAGCCGGCCTCCCAGGTCGCCCGGCTCGGGCAGGCGCTGGCCGACAAGAAGGCCGAGGGCGAGCCCGCCCCGGCCGCGGCCGACGGCGACTCCGCCGAGAGCTGA
- the rpoB gene encoding DNA-directed RNA polymerase subunit beta, translating into MAVSRAAATTSTLSATANPNYPGAPTRVTFAKIAEPLEVPDLLDLQIQSYEWLVGSEAWFQRRIEAGDELPVSGLEEILTEISPIEDFSGSMSLSFSDPRFDEVKASVEECRDKDMTYGAPLFVTAEFTNNTTGEIKSQTVFMGEFPVMTDKGTFIINGTERVVVSQLVRSPGVYFDHAIDKTTEKDVYSVKIIPSRGAWLEFDVDKRDTVGVRIDRKRRQPVTVLLKALGWSAEQIGERFGFSETIMTTLEKDNTAGQDEALLDIYRKLRPGEPPTRESAQALLENLFFKDKRYDMAKVGRYKANKKLGVGIDKSIGTLTEEDVATTIEYLVRLHAGETSMTINGNEIPVETDDIDHFGNRRLRTVGELIQNQVRVGLSRTERVVRERMTTQDVEAITPQTLINTRPITAAIREFFGTSQLSQFMDQHNPLAGLTHKRRLSALGPGGLSRERAGMEVRDVHPSHYGRMCPIETPEGPNIGLIGSLSSFARVNPFGFIETPYRKVVEGVVTTQIDYLTADEEDRFVVAQANARLNEDGSFAEDRVLVRRKGGEVDLISPAGVDYIDVSPRQMVSVATAMIPFLEHDDANRALMGANMQRQSVPLLRSESPLVGTGMELRAAVDAGDVVVARQAGVVEELCADYITVMDDEGQRETYRLNKFRRSNQGTCNNQKPIVDEGARVEVGQVLADGPCTENGEMALGKNLLVGIMPWEGHNYEDAIILSQRLVQDDVLTSIHIEEHEVDARDTKLGAEEITRDIPNVSEDVLADLDERGIIRIGAEVQPGDILVGKVTPKGETELTPEERLLRAIFGEKAREVRDTSLKVPHGENGKVIGIRVFSRDDDDELAPGVNELVRVYVAQKRKISDGDKLAGRHGNKGVIGKILPVEDMPFLEDGTPLDIILNTHGVPRRMNIGQILETHLGWIAKTGWEIDGTPEWASRMPEELYSVPADTKTATPVFDGARENEITGLLGSTLPNRDGERMVGSDGKANLLDGRSGEPYPFPVAVGYMYILKLAHLVDDKIHARSTGPYSMITQQPLGGKAQFGGQRFGEMECWAMQAYGAAYTLQELLTIKSDDVVGRVKVYEAIVKGENIPEPGIPESFKVLLKELQSLCLNVEVLSSDGAAIEMRDADDEDLERAAANLGINLSSRPGSESMTVDDVVN; encoded by the coding sequence TTGGCTGTCTCCCGCGCCGCCGCGACCACCTCGACCCTCTCCGCCACGGCGAACCCGAACTACCCCGGCGCACCCACCCGGGTCACCTTCGCGAAGATCGCCGAGCCGCTGGAGGTCCCGGATCTGCTCGACCTGCAGATCCAGTCCTACGAATGGCTGGTGGGCAGCGAGGCCTGGTTCCAGCGCCGGATCGAGGCCGGTGACGAGCTTCCGGTGAGTGGTCTCGAGGAGATCCTCACCGAGATCTCCCCGATCGAGGACTTCTCCGGGTCGATGTCGCTGTCCTTCTCCGACCCGCGCTTCGACGAGGTCAAGGCCTCCGTCGAGGAGTGCCGGGACAAGGACATGACCTACGGTGCCCCGCTGTTCGTCACGGCGGAGTTCACCAACAACACCACCGGTGAGATCAAGTCCCAGACGGTCTTCATGGGCGAGTTCCCGGTGATGACCGACAAGGGCACCTTCATCATCAACGGCACCGAGCGTGTCGTGGTGTCCCAGCTCGTCCGGTCGCCCGGTGTCTACTTCGACCACGCGATCGACAAGACGACCGAGAAGGACGTCTACTCCGTCAAGATCATCCCGAGCCGGGGTGCGTGGCTGGAGTTCGACGTCGACAAGCGGGACACCGTCGGCGTCCGGATCGACCGCAAGCGCCGCCAGCCGGTCACCGTGCTGCTCAAGGCGCTGGGCTGGAGCGCCGAGCAGATCGGCGAGCGCTTCGGGTTCTCCGAGACGATCATGACCACGCTGGAGAAGGACAACACCGCGGGTCAGGACGAGGCGCTGCTCGACATCTACCGCAAGCTGCGCCCCGGCGAGCCGCCGACCCGCGAGTCGGCGCAGGCGCTGCTGGAGAACCTGTTCTTCAAGGACAAGCGCTACGACATGGCCAAGGTCGGGCGGTACAAGGCCAACAAGAAGCTCGGCGTCGGCATCGACAAGTCGATCGGCACGCTGACCGAGGAAGACGTCGCCACGACCATCGAGTACCTCGTCCGGCTGCACGCCGGCGAGACCTCGATGACGATCAACGGCAACGAGATCCCGGTCGAGACCGACGACATCGACCACTTCGGCAACCGGCGCCTGCGCACCGTCGGCGAGCTGATCCAGAACCAGGTGCGGGTCGGGCTCTCCCGGACCGAGCGCGTCGTCCGTGAGCGGATGACCACGCAGGACGTCGAGGCGATCACCCCGCAGACCCTGATCAACACCCGGCCGATCACGGCCGCGATCCGGGAGTTCTTCGGCACCTCGCAGCTGTCGCAGTTCATGGACCAGCACAACCCGCTCGCGGGCCTGACCCACAAGCGCCGCCTGTCGGCGCTCGGCCCGGGTGGTCTGTCCCGTGAGCGTGCCGGCATGGAGGTCCGCGACGTCCACCCGTCGCACTACGGCCGGATGTGCCCGATCGAGACCCCGGAGGGCCCGAACATCGGCCTGATCGGGTCGCTGTCCTCGTTCGCGCGGGTCAACCCGTTCGGGTTCATCGAGACCCCGTACCGCAAGGTCGTCGAGGGTGTCGTCACGACCCAGATCGACTACCTGACGGCCGACGAGGAGGACCGCTTCGTCGTCGCCCAGGCCAACGCCCGGCTCAACGAGGACGGTTCGTTCGCCGAGGACCGGGTGCTGGTCCGCCGCAAGGGCGGCGAGGTCGACCTGATCTCGCCCGCCGGCGTCGACTACATCGACGTCTCGCCGCGCCAGATGGTGTCGGTCGCGACCGCGATGATCCCGTTCCTCGAGCACGACGACGCGAACCGCGCCCTGATGGGTGCGAACATGCAGCGTCAGTCGGTGCCGCTGCTCCGCTCGGAGTCGCCGCTGGTCGGCACGGGCATGGAGCTGCGCGCCGCGGTCGACGCCGGCGACGTGGTCGTCGCCCGGCAGGCCGGTGTGGTCGAGGAGCTGTGCGCCGACTACATCACCGTGATGGACGACGAGGGGCAGCGCGAGACCTACCGCCTCAACAAGTTCCGCCGGTCGAACCAGGGCACCTGCAACAACCAGAAGCCGATCGTCGACGAGGGCGCCCGGGTCGAGGTGGGCCAGGTGCTCGCCGACGGGCCGTGCACCGAGAACGGCGAGATGGCGCTCGGCAAGAACCTGCTGGTCGGGATCATGCCGTGGGAGGGCCACAACTACGAGGACGCGATCATCCTCTCGCAGCGCCTGGTGCAGGACGACGTGCTGACGTCGATCCACATCGAGGAGCACGAGGTCGACGCCCGGGACACCAAGCTGGGCGCCGAGGAGATCACCCGGGACATCCCGAACGTCTCCGAGGACGTGCTCGCCGACCTCGACGAGCGCGGCATCATCCGGATCGGTGCCGAGGTCCAGCCCGGCGACATCCTGGTCGGCAAGGTGACGCCGAAGGGCGAGACCGAGCTGACCCCGGAGGAGCGGCTGCTGCGCGCGATCTTCGGTGAGAAGGCGCGCGAGGTGCGCGACACCTCGCTGAAGGTTCCGCACGGTGAGAACGGCAAGGTCATCGGCATCCGGGTCTTCTCCCGCGACGACGACGACGAGCTGGCCCCCGGCGTGAACGAGCTGGTCCGCGTCTACGTGGCCCAGAAGCGCAAGATCTCCGACGGTGACAAGCTCGCCGGCCGGCACGGCAACAAGGGCGTCATCGGCAAGATCCTCCCGGTGGAGGACATGCCGTTCCTCGAGGACGGCACGCCGCTCGACATCATCCTGAACACGCACGGTGTCCCGCGACGGATGAACATCGGCCAGATCCTGGAGACCCACCTCGGGTGGATCGCCAAGACCGGCTGGGAGATCGACGGCACGCCCGAGTGGGCTTCCCGGATGCCGGAGGAGCTGTACTCGGTGCCGGCCGACACGAAGACCGCGACCCCGGTCTTCGACGGTGCCCGCGAGAACGAGATCACCGGCCTGCTGGGCAGCACGCTGCCCAACCGGGACGGTGAGCGGATGGTCGGTTCGGACGGCAAGGCGAACCTGCTGGACGGGCGCTCCGGTGAGCCGTACCCGTTCCCGGTCGCGGTCGGCTACATGTACATCCTGAAGCTGGCCCACCTGGTGGACGACAAGATCCACGCCCGGTCGACCGGGCCGTACTCGATGATCACCCAGCAGCCGCTGGGCGGTAAGGCGCAGTTCGGTGGCCAGCGCTTCGGTGAGATGGAGTGCTGGGCGATGCAGGCGTACGGCGCCGCATACACCCTGCAGGAGCTGCTGACGATCAAGTCCGACGACGTGGTGGGCCGGGTCAAGGTCTACGAGGCGATCGTCAAGGGCGAGAACATCCCGGAGCCGGGGATCCCCGAGTCGTTCAAGGTGCTGCTGAAGGAACTTCAGTCGCTCTGCCTGAACGTCGAGGTGCTCTCCAGCGACGGAGCGGCGATCGAGATGCGGGACGCCGACGACGAAGACCTCGAGCGCGCAGCGGCGAACCTGGGCATCAACCTGTCCAGCCGCCCCGGCTCGGAGTCGATGACCGTCGACGACGTCGTCAACTGA
- the rplL gene encoding 50S ribosomal protein L7/L12 gives MAKLSTDELLDAFKELTLIELSDFVKKFEETFDVTAAAPVAVAAAGPAGGAAAPVEEEKDEFDVVLESAGDKKIQVIKVVREVVSGLGLKEAKDLVESAPKSLLEAVGKDAAEAAKAKLEEAGAKVSLK, from the coding sequence ATGGCGAAGCTGTCCACCGACGAGCTGCTCGACGCCTTCAAGGAGCTCACCCTCATCGAGCTTTCGGACTTCGTGAAGAAGTTCGAGGAGACCTTCGACGTCACCGCCGCCGCTCCGGTCGCCGTCGCGGCCGCGGGCCCGGCCGGCGGTGCCGCTGCTCCGGTCGAGGAGGAGAAGGACGAGTTCGACGTCGTCCTCGAGAGCGCCGGTGACAAGAAGATCCAGGTCATCAAGGTCGTCCGCGAGGTCGTCTCCGGGCTGGGCCTGAAGGAGGCCAAGGACCTCGTCGAGTCCGCCCCGAAGTCGCTGCTGGAGGCCGTGGGCAAGGACGCCGCCGAGGCTGCCAAGGCCAAGCTCGAGGAGGCCGGCGCGAAGGTCTCCCTCAAGTGA
- a CDS encoding alpha/beta hydrolase, producing MVAPAGAFGPHRVIYLHGGGYLVGSAVSHRPLVAGLARATGTPVHVPAYRLAPEHPFPAALDDALAVWHALRAAGHPAERIAVAGDSAGGGLAMALLLRLRADGEELPGALGLISPWLDLTCTADAMSRNAPTDAMLDPGWLPSAASDYAGRHTGAPELRPLDADLAGLPPLHVVAGADEILVDDSDTLVERARAAGTPVGYSRVDGMWHAFPVLAGLLAEADEALRTLGLALRADCSR from the coding sequence GTGGTCGCGCCGGCCGGCGCGTTCGGCCCGCACCGGGTGATCTACCTGCACGGGGGCGGCTATCTCGTCGGTTCGGCCGTCTCGCACCGGCCGCTGGTCGCCGGCCTGGCCCGCGCGACCGGGACTCCGGTGCACGTGCCCGCGTACCGGCTCGCGCCGGAGCACCCGTTCCCGGCCGCCCTGGACGACGCGCTGGCCGTCTGGCATGCGCTGCGCGCCGCCGGGCACCCGGCCGAACGCATCGCGGTCGCCGGTGACTCCGCGGGTGGTGGCCTCGCGATGGCGCTGCTGCTGCGGTTGCGCGCCGACGGCGAGGAGCTGCCCGGTGCACTGGGGCTGATCTCCCCGTGGCTCGACCTGACCTGCACCGCGGACGCGATGTCGCGCAACGCCCCGACCGACGCGATGCTCGATCCGGGCTGGCTGCCCTCGGCGGCCTCGGACTACGCGGGCAGGCACACCGGCGCACCCGAGCTCCGCCCGCTGGACGCCGATCTGGCCGGACTCCCGCCGCTGCACGTCGTGGCGGGCGCCGACGAGATCCTGGTGGACGACTCCGACACCCTCGTCGAGCGGGCGCGGGCCGCGGGCACCCCGGTCGGCTACTCCAGGGTGGACGGGATGTGGCACGCCTTCCCAGTGCTCGCCGGGCTGCTCGCCGAAGCCGACGAGGCGCTGCGCACCCTCGGCCTCGCGCTGCGCGCCGACTGCTCCCGCTGA
- the rpsG gene encoding 30S ribosomal protein S7: protein MPRKGPAPKRPLVSDPVYGSPLVTQLVNKVLKDGKRSLAERIVYAALEGTRDKTGTDPVVTLKRALDNVKPALEVRSRRVGGATYQVPVEVRAVRQTTLGLRWLVTYSGQRREKTMIERLMNELLDASNGLGASVKRREDMHKMAESNRAFAHYRW, encoded by the coding sequence ATGCCCCGCAAGGGCCCCGCCCCGAAGCGTCCGCTGGTCTCGGACCCGGTCTACGGCTCGCCGCTGGTCACCCAGCTGGTGAACAAGGTGCTCAAGGACGGCAAGCGTTCGCTGGCCGAGCGCATCGTCTACGCCGCCCTCGAGGGCACCCGTGACAAGACCGGCACCGACCCGGTCGTCACGCTGAAGCGCGCTCTGGACAACGTGAAGCCGGCCCTCGAGGTCCGCAGCCGCCGTGTCGGTGGCGCGACCTATCAGGTCCCCGTCGAGGTCCGTGCCGTCCGGCAGACCACGCTGGGCCTGCGCTGGCTGGTCACCTACTCCGGCCAGCGCCGCGAGAAGACCATGATCGAGCGCCTCATGAACGAGCTGCTCGACGCGAGCAACGGCCTCGGTGCGAGCGTCAAGCGGCGCGAGGACATGCACAAGATGGCGGAGTCGAACCGGGCCTTCGCCCACTACCGCTGGTGA